Proteins found in one Primulina eburnea isolate SZY01 chromosome 16, ASM2296580v1, whole genome shotgun sequence genomic segment:
- the LOC140816580 gene encoding uncharacterized protein isoform X1, with protein sequence MGDCQFKWLVYYLEAVDVLSLPLECRHPTIWRSACPLICFHIVEVHRPNRVLRQFGMSQNIPISALDGDHLHECSRRGRKNYDWVKHHRLMVDAWENRRNLIVESDLVENYSMRYDYETWYDSITRRFISPIEPQQIDYGYQPGDAYFRRIVRDETSNLKNLFGGLSVDDQLREALAEVVKKTIQTCDLLYEMSFRTPEQQHHHDRTSNRRQRLRDDDVADEPSFSTLDWRQSMSTQSPTAHSLPHNSHGDDPSHGTTTQSPVTLGWASTSHGEGTSHGDYVFRAPLHSYSVPSSYANWPNMDSFNVSFGLGTSRTDNEFQTPQQAYERSFTELLFDGHLQQDEETHPNYNISPISYLGYSHPQSPSQVPLNIDKRVCQRSSEC encoded by the exons ATGGGAGATTGTCAA TTCAAATGGCTTGTTTACTACCTCGAAGCTGTGGATGTTTTGTCATTGCCCTTAGAATGTAGACATCCCACTATCTGGCGAAGTGCGTGCCCATTGATATGTTTTCACATTGTGGAGGTGCATCGCCCAAATCGAGTTCTTCGGCAATTTGGAATGTCACAAAACATTCCAATATCAGCACTTGATGGAGATCATTTACATGAATGCTCGAGACGAGGACGAAAAAATTACGATTGGGTCAAACATCATAGACTGATGGTGGATGCGTGGGAAAATCGTCGTAATCTGATTGTTGAGAGTGATTTGGTTGAAAATTATAGCAtgagatatgattatgagacaTGGTATGATTCTATAACTCGACGTTTCATTTCTCCTATAGAGCCTCAACAAATCGATTACGGTTATCAGCCCGGAGATGCATATTTCAGACGTATTGTG AGAGATGAGACATCAAATTTGAAGAATTTGTTTGGAGGACTCTCTGTTGATGATCAACTGCGTGAAGCATTAGCTGAAGTTGTTAAAAAAACTATCCAGACCTGTGATTTACTGTATGAAATGTCCTTTAGAACACCCGAGCAACAACATCATCATGATAGGACTTCAAACAGAAGGCAAAGACTGAGAGATGATGATGTAGCCGATGAACCATCATTCTCGACCCTTGACTGGCGACAAAGCATGAGTACACAATCTCCGACAGCTCATTCCTTGCCTCACAACTCACAtg GAGATGATCCTTCGCATGGTACGACTACACAGTCGCCCGTAACCCTTGGTTGGGCTTCCACTTCACATG gAGAGGGTACTTCGCATGGAGATTATGTATTTCGAGCTCCACTTCATTCCTATAGTGTGCCTTCCTCGTATGCTAATTGGCCAAATATGGATTCTTTCAATGTTTCTTTTGGGTTAGGCACTTCGCGAACGGATAATGAATTTCAAACTCCACAGCAGGCTTACGAACGTTCATTTACGGAACTCTTATTTGACGGTCATCTCCAGCAGGACGAAGAAACCCACCCAAATTATAACATATCACCAATTTCATACTTGGGATATTCTCATCCTCAATCACCAAGTCAGGTTCCCCTGAACATTGATAAACGAGTCTGCCAACGTTCGAGTGAATGTTAA
- the LOC140816580 gene encoding uncharacterized protein isoform X2 produces MGDCQFKWLVYYLEAVDVLSLPLECRHPTIWRSACPLICFHIVEVHRPNRVLRQFGMSQNIPISALDGDHLHECSRRGRKNYDWVKHHRLMVDAWENRRNLIVESDLVENYSMRYDYETWYDSITRRFISPIEPQQIDYGYQPGDAYFRRIVRDETSNLKNLFGGLSVDDQLREALAEVVKKTIQTCDLLYEMSFRTPEQQHHHDRTSNRRQRLRDDDVADEPSFSTLDWRQSMSTQSPTAHSLPHNSHGDDPSHGTTTQSPVTLGWASTSHDGIPTESGRCSSYIVLKN; encoded by the exons ATGGGAGATTGTCAA TTCAAATGGCTTGTTTACTACCTCGAAGCTGTGGATGTTTTGTCATTGCCCTTAGAATGTAGACATCCCACTATCTGGCGAAGTGCGTGCCCATTGATATGTTTTCACATTGTGGAGGTGCATCGCCCAAATCGAGTTCTTCGGCAATTTGGAATGTCACAAAACATTCCAATATCAGCACTTGATGGAGATCATTTACATGAATGCTCGAGACGAGGACGAAAAAATTACGATTGGGTCAAACATCATAGACTGATGGTGGATGCGTGGGAAAATCGTCGTAATCTGATTGTTGAGAGTGATTTGGTTGAAAATTATAGCAtgagatatgattatgagacaTGGTATGATTCTATAACTCGACGTTTCATTTCTCCTATAGAGCCTCAACAAATCGATTACGGTTATCAGCCCGGAGATGCATATTTCAGACGTATTGTG AGAGATGAGACATCAAATTTGAAGAATTTGTTTGGAGGACTCTCTGTTGATGATCAACTGCGTGAAGCATTAGCTGAAGTTGTTAAAAAAACTATCCAGACCTGTGATTTACTGTATGAAATGTCCTTTAGAACACCCGAGCAACAACATCATCATGATAGGACTTCAAACAGAAGGCAAAGACTGAGAGATGATGATGTAGCCGATGAACCATCATTCTCGACCCTTGACTGGCGACAAAGCATGAGTACACAATCTCCGACAGCTCATTCCTTGCCTCACAACTCACAtg GAGATGATCCTTCGCATGGTACGACTACACAGTCGCCCGTAACCCTTGGTTGGGCTTCCACTTCACATG ATGGAATTCCAACAGAATCAGGGCGTTGCTCATCATATATTGTACtaaagaattga
- the LOC140816431 gene encoding protein DETOXIFICATION 35-like isoform X4 has translation MEAPLLQLVGDGGDYQPAKGLRAWWRVFCIESAKLWRIGGLIGLQILCQYSVSSVSIAFVGHLGDVELSALSMALSVVCTFSFGFMLGMGSALETLCGQAYGAGQIHMLGIYMQRSIIILFATCILVSPLYIFATSILKLVGQQEEIANLAGVYTLMVLPQLCSLAVIFPTQKFLQAQSKVTMLAWTGVIALISHSFLCWLFIYVFGWGATGASVAFDLSGWGTAIAQLVYVVGWCKDGWRGFSWSAFQEIWAFVRLSLECAIMLCLEIWYMMCIIILTGHLDNAVTAVGSLSICMTIDGWEAMFFIGVNAAVSVRVSNELGMGRPRAAKYSVYVTILQSLVIGILCMVVVLATRKHFSVIFTDSKEMQQAVAHLSPLLGITMLLNSIQPVISGAVGRHDSWHRFADTAALTGPLQNQLEQGG, from the exons ATGGAGGCGCCGCTGCTCCAGCTGGTCGGGGACGGCGGAGACTATCAGCCGGCGAAAGGTCTGAGGGCGTGGTGGAGAGTTTTCTGCATCGAATCAGCGAAGCTGTGGAGGATTGGTGGGCTGATCGGGCTGCAAATCTTGTGCCAGTACAGTGTCAGCTCCGTCAGTATTGCGTTTGTCGGTCATCTGGGTGATGTTGAGCTCTCAGCTCTCTCTATGGCGCTCTCGGTTGTCTGCACCTTCTCTTTCGGATTCATG CTTGGTATGGGGAGTGCCCTCGAGACTCTATGTGGGCAGGCATATGGTGCTGGACAAATTCACATGCTAGGAATTTACATGCAACGCTCGATAATTATCCTATTCGCCACTTGCATCCTCGTTTCGCCACTCTATATATTTGCCACCTCAATTCTGAAGTTAGTTGGACAACAAGAAGAAATAGCAAATCTTGCCGGAGTTTATACACTCATGGTTCTCCCGCAGTTGTGTTCCCTTGCTGTCATTTTCCCAACCCAAAAATTTCTTCAAGCTCAGAGCAAAGTTACCATGCTTGCTTGGACCGGAGTCATTGCTCTAATCTCACATAGTTTTTTATGTTGGCTCTTTATTTATGTATTTGGCTGGGGAGCAACTGGTGCGTCTGTGGCATTTGATCTTTCCGGATGGGGAACTGCAATTGCGCAATTAGTATATGTCGTTGGCTGGTGTAAAGATGGCTGGAGAGGATTCTCGTGGTCTGCATTTCAAGAGATTTGGGCTTTTGTAAGATTGTCACTTGAATGtgctattatgctttgtttggAGATTTGGTATATGATGTGCATTATTATCCTCACTGGCCATCTTGATAATGCTGTGACCGCAGTTGGTTCCCTTTCTATATG CATGACTATTGATGGGTGGGAAGCTATGTTCTTCATAGGAGTCAATGCTGCTGTAAG TGTACGAGTCTCCAATGAGCTTGGCATGGGTCGTCCCAGAGCAGCCAAATATTCAGTCTATGTGACAATCTTACAGTCCCTAGTAATCGGGATCCTTTGCATGGTGGTTGTCCTCGCTACTAGAAAACATTTCTCGGTTATCTTTACTGACAGCAAAGAAATGCAACAAGCTGTGGCTCATCTTTCACCGCTTCTTGGGATTACAATGCTTCTTAACAGTATCCAGCCTGTGATATCAG GGGCTGTGGGGAGGCATGATAGCTGGCATAGGTTTGCAGACACTGCTGCTCTTACTGGTCCTTTACAAAACCAACTGGAGCAAGGAG GTTGA
- the LOC140816431 gene encoding protein DETOXIFICATION 35-like isoform X3, which yields MGSALETLCGQAYGAGQIHMLGIYMQRSIIILFATCILVSPLYIFATSILKLVGQQEEIANLAGVYTLMVLPQLCSLAVIFPTQKFLQAQSKVTMLAWTGVIALISHSFLCWLFIYVFGWGATGASVAFDLSGWGTAIAQLVYVVGWCKDGWRGFSWSAFQEIWAFVRLSLECAIMLCLEIWYMMCIIILTGHLDNAVTAVGSLSICMTIDGWEAMFFIGVNAAVSVRVSNELGMGRPRAAKYSVYVTILQSLVIGILCMVVVLATRKHFSVIFTDSKEMQQAVAHLSPLLGITMLLNSIQPVISGTYRLFLVQLAFLVAAYIPRLVSFLETMCAGVAIGGGWQGLVAYINLACYYIFGLPLGYFLGYVTNLGVVGLWGGMIAGIGLQTLLLLLVLYKTNWSKEVEQTTKRMLKWGGQDIYNEKPSRNHLHIENGRP from the exons ATGGGGAGTGCCCTCGAGACTCTATGTGGGCAGGCATATGGTGCTGGACAAATTCACATGCTAGGAATTTACATGCAACGCTCGATAATTATCCTATTCGCCACTTGCATCCTCGTTTCGCCACTCTATATATTTGCCACCTCAATTCTGAAGTTAGTTGGACAACAAGAAGAAATAGCAAATCTTGCCGGAGTTTATACACTCATGGTTCTCCCGCAGTTGTGTTCCCTTGCTGTCATTTTCCCAACCCAAAAATTTCTTCAAGCTCAGAGCAAAGTTACCATGCTTGCTTGGACCGGAGTCATTGCTCTAATCTCACATAGTTTTTTATGTTGGCTCTTTATTTATGTATTTGGCTGGGGAGCAACTGGTGCGTCTGTGGCATTTGATCTTTCCGGATGGGGAACTGCAATTGCGCAATTAGTATATGTCGTTGGCTGGTGTAAAGATGGCTGGAGAGGATTCTCGTGGTCTGCATTTCAAGAGATTTGGGCTTTTGTAAGATTGTCACTTGAATGtgctattatgctttgtttggAGATTTGGTATATGATGTGCATTATTATCCTCACTGGCCATCTTGATAATGCTGTGACCGCAGTTGGTTCCCTTTCTATATG CATGACTATTGATGGGTGGGAAGCTATGTTCTTCATAGGAGTCAATGCTGCTGTAAG TGTACGAGTCTCCAATGAGCTTGGCATGGGTCGTCCCAGAGCAGCCAAATATTCAGTCTATGTGACAATCTTACAGTCCCTAGTAATCGGGATCCTTTGCATGGTGGTTGTCCTCGCTACTAGAAAACATTTCTCGGTTATCTTTACTGACAGCAAAGAAATGCAACAAGCTGTGGCTCATCTTTCACCGCTTCTTGGGATTACAATGCTTCTTAACAGTATCCAGCCTGTGATATCAGGTACATACCGATTGTTTCTAGTGCAACTCGCTTTTCTAGTTGCTGCTTATATTCCTCGTTTGGTGTCTTTCTTGGAAACAATGTGCGCAGGTGTTGCTATAGGAGGTGGGTGGCAAGGGCTGGTAGCTTATATAAACTTGGCTTGCTATTACATTTTCGGTCTGCCTCTTGGATATTTTCTTGGCTATGTAACTAATTTGGGAGTGGTG GGGCTGTGGGGAGGCATGATAGCTGGCATAGGTTTGCAGACACTGCTGCTCTTACTGGTCCTTTACAAAACCAACTGGAGCAAGGAG GTTGAGCAAACGACCAAGCGAATGCTGAAATGGGGAGGTCAAGACATATATAATGAGAAACCTTCGAGGAACCATCTTCATATTGAAAACGGGAGACCTTAA
- the LOC140816431 gene encoding protein DETOXIFICATION 35-like isoform X2, with product MEAPLLQLVGDGGDYQPAKGLRAWWRVFCIESAKLWRIGGLIGLQILCQYSVSSVSIAFVGHLGDVELSALSMALSVVCTFSFGFMLGMGSALETLCGQAYGAGQIHMLGIYMQRSIIILFATCILVSPLYIFATSILKLVGQQEEIANLAGVYTLMVLPQLCSLAVIFPTQKFLQAQSKVTMLAWTGVIALISHSFLCWLFIYVFGWGATGASVAFDLSGWGTAIAQLVYVVGWCKDGWRGFSWSAFQEIWAFVRLSLECAIMLCLEIWYMMCIIILTGHLDNAVTAVGSLSICMTIDGWEAMFFIGVNAAVSVRVSNELGMGRPRAAKYSVYVTILQSLVIGILCMVVVLATRKHFSVIFTDSKEMQQAVAHLSPLLGITMLLNSIQPVISGVAIGGGWQGLVAYINLACYYIFGLPLGYFLGYVTNLGVVGLWGGMIAGIGLQTLLLLLVLYKTNWSKEVEQTTKRMLKWGGQDIYNEKPSRNHLHIENGRP from the exons ATGGAGGCGCCGCTGCTCCAGCTGGTCGGGGACGGCGGAGACTATCAGCCGGCGAAAGGTCTGAGGGCGTGGTGGAGAGTTTTCTGCATCGAATCAGCGAAGCTGTGGAGGATTGGTGGGCTGATCGGGCTGCAAATCTTGTGCCAGTACAGTGTCAGCTCCGTCAGTATTGCGTTTGTCGGTCATCTGGGTGATGTTGAGCTCTCAGCTCTCTCTATGGCGCTCTCGGTTGTCTGCACCTTCTCTTTCGGATTCATG CTTGGTATGGGGAGTGCCCTCGAGACTCTATGTGGGCAGGCATATGGTGCTGGACAAATTCACATGCTAGGAATTTACATGCAACGCTCGATAATTATCCTATTCGCCACTTGCATCCTCGTTTCGCCACTCTATATATTTGCCACCTCAATTCTGAAGTTAGTTGGACAACAAGAAGAAATAGCAAATCTTGCCGGAGTTTATACACTCATGGTTCTCCCGCAGTTGTGTTCCCTTGCTGTCATTTTCCCAACCCAAAAATTTCTTCAAGCTCAGAGCAAAGTTACCATGCTTGCTTGGACCGGAGTCATTGCTCTAATCTCACATAGTTTTTTATGTTGGCTCTTTATTTATGTATTTGGCTGGGGAGCAACTGGTGCGTCTGTGGCATTTGATCTTTCCGGATGGGGAACTGCAATTGCGCAATTAGTATATGTCGTTGGCTGGTGTAAAGATGGCTGGAGAGGATTCTCGTGGTCTGCATTTCAAGAGATTTGGGCTTTTGTAAGATTGTCACTTGAATGtgctattatgctttgtttggAGATTTGGTATATGATGTGCATTATTATCCTCACTGGCCATCTTGATAATGCTGTGACCGCAGTTGGTTCCCTTTCTATATG CATGACTATTGATGGGTGGGAAGCTATGTTCTTCATAGGAGTCAATGCTGCTGTAAG TGTACGAGTCTCCAATGAGCTTGGCATGGGTCGTCCCAGAGCAGCCAAATATTCAGTCTATGTGACAATCTTACAGTCCCTAGTAATCGGGATCCTTTGCATGGTGGTTGTCCTCGCTACTAGAAAACATTTCTCGGTTATCTTTACTGACAGCAAAGAAATGCAACAAGCTGTGGCTCATCTTTCACCGCTTCTTGGGATTACAATGCTTCTTAACAGTATCCAGCCTGTGATATCAG GTGTTGCTATAGGAGGTGGGTGGCAAGGGCTGGTAGCTTATATAAACTTGGCTTGCTATTACATTTTCGGTCTGCCTCTTGGATATTTTCTTGGCTATGTAACTAATTTGGGAGTGGTG GGGCTGTGGGGAGGCATGATAGCTGGCATAGGTTTGCAGACACTGCTGCTCTTACTGGTCCTTTACAAAACCAACTGGAGCAAGGAG GTTGAGCAAACGACCAAGCGAATGCTGAAATGGGGAGGTCAAGACATATATAATGAGAAACCTTCGAGGAACCATCTTCATATTGAAAACGGGAGACCTTAA
- the LOC140816431 gene encoding protein DETOXIFICATION 35-like isoform X1 — MEAPLLQLVGDGGDYQPAKGLRAWWRVFCIESAKLWRIGGLIGLQILCQYSVSSVSIAFVGHLGDVELSALSMALSVVCTFSFGFMLGMGSALETLCGQAYGAGQIHMLGIYMQRSIIILFATCILVSPLYIFATSILKLVGQQEEIANLAGVYTLMVLPQLCSLAVIFPTQKFLQAQSKVTMLAWTGVIALISHSFLCWLFIYVFGWGATGASVAFDLSGWGTAIAQLVYVVGWCKDGWRGFSWSAFQEIWAFVRLSLECAIMLCLEIWYMMCIIILTGHLDNAVTAVGSLSICMTIDGWEAMFFIGVNAAVSVRVSNELGMGRPRAAKYSVYVTILQSLVIGILCMVVVLATRKHFSVIFTDSKEMQQAVAHLSPLLGITMLLNSIQPVISGTYRLFLVQLAFLVAAYIPRLVSFLETMCAGVAIGGGWQGLVAYINLACYYIFGLPLGYFLGYVTNLGVVGLWGGMIAGIGLQTLLLLLVLYKTNWSKEVEQTTKRMLKWGGQDIYNEKPSRNHLHIENGRP, encoded by the exons ATGGAGGCGCCGCTGCTCCAGCTGGTCGGGGACGGCGGAGACTATCAGCCGGCGAAAGGTCTGAGGGCGTGGTGGAGAGTTTTCTGCATCGAATCAGCGAAGCTGTGGAGGATTGGTGGGCTGATCGGGCTGCAAATCTTGTGCCAGTACAGTGTCAGCTCCGTCAGTATTGCGTTTGTCGGTCATCTGGGTGATGTTGAGCTCTCAGCTCTCTCTATGGCGCTCTCGGTTGTCTGCACCTTCTCTTTCGGATTCATG CTTGGTATGGGGAGTGCCCTCGAGACTCTATGTGGGCAGGCATATGGTGCTGGACAAATTCACATGCTAGGAATTTACATGCAACGCTCGATAATTATCCTATTCGCCACTTGCATCCTCGTTTCGCCACTCTATATATTTGCCACCTCAATTCTGAAGTTAGTTGGACAACAAGAAGAAATAGCAAATCTTGCCGGAGTTTATACACTCATGGTTCTCCCGCAGTTGTGTTCCCTTGCTGTCATTTTCCCAACCCAAAAATTTCTTCAAGCTCAGAGCAAAGTTACCATGCTTGCTTGGACCGGAGTCATTGCTCTAATCTCACATAGTTTTTTATGTTGGCTCTTTATTTATGTATTTGGCTGGGGAGCAACTGGTGCGTCTGTGGCATTTGATCTTTCCGGATGGGGAACTGCAATTGCGCAATTAGTATATGTCGTTGGCTGGTGTAAAGATGGCTGGAGAGGATTCTCGTGGTCTGCATTTCAAGAGATTTGGGCTTTTGTAAGATTGTCACTTGAATGtgctattatgctttgtttggAGATTTGGTATATGATGTGCATTATTATCCTCACTGGCCATCTTGATAATGCTGTGACCGCAGTTGGTTCCCTTTCTATATG CATGACTATTGATGGGTGGGAAGCTATGTTCTTCATAGGAGTCAATGCTGCTGTAAG TGTACGAGTCTCCAATGAGCTTGGCATGGGTCGTCCCAGAGCAGCCAAATATTCAGTCTATGTGACAATCTTACAGTCCCTAGTAATCGGGATCCTTTGCATGGTGGTTGTCCTCGCTACTAGAAAACATTTCTCGGTTATCTTTACTGACAGCAAAGAAATGCAACAAGCTGTGGCTCATCTTTCACCGCTTCTTGGGATTACAATGCTTCTTAACAGTATCCAGCCTGTGATATCAGGTACATACCGATTGTTTCTAGTGCAACTCGCTTTTCTAGTTGCTGCTTATATTCCTCGTTTGGTGTCTTTCTTGGAAACAATGTGCGCAGGTGTTGCTATAGGAGGTGGGTGGCAAGGGCTGGTAGCTTATATAAACTTGGCTTGCTATTACATTTTCGGTCTGCCTCTTGGATATTTTCTTGGCTATGTAACTAATTTGGGAGTGGTG GGGCTGTGGGGAGGCATGATAGCTGGCATAGGTTTGCAGACACTGCTGCTCTTACTGGTCCTTTACAAAACCAACTGGAGCAAGGAG GTTGAGCAAACGACCAAGCGAATGCTGAAATGGGGAGGTCAAGACATATATAATGAGAAACCTTCGAGGAACCATCTTCATATTGAAAACGGGAGACCTTAA